A portion of the Sandaracinaceae bacterium genome contains these proteins:
- the hxsD gene encoding His-Xaa-Ser system protein HxsD, which produces MTESTGTQAQFEFDTAPRQVSFEIDESVYPPDAVFGAAYLFIDRCYVFLTRPGDQRLGVRLRTRGEATEDQLVDLAGEFANELLNQVLRHRIGVSTARIREYYMARAFHSAGQSTLDSLLAELDDEELAEDKLEVEVPWEKADAS; this is translated from the coding sequence GTGACGGAATCCACGGGGACGCAGGCACAGTTCGAGTTCGACACGGCGCCGCGTCAAGTTAGCTTTGAAATCGATGAGAGCGTCTATCCGCCCGATGCTGTGTTCGGGGCGGCCTACCTCTTCATCGATCGCTGTTACGTCTTCCTTACCCGTCCTGGTGACCAACGCCTCGGCGTTCGGCTGCGCACGCGCGGCGAGGCCACCGAAGACCAGCTGGTGGACCTGGCTGGCGAGTTCGCGAACGAGCTGTTGAATCAGGTGCTGCGGCACCGCATCGGGGTCTCCACGGCGCGCATCCGCGAGTACTACATGGCTCGCGCCTTCCACTCCGCAGGGCAGAGCACGCTCGACAGCCTCCTGGCCGAGCTCGACGACGAGGAACTCGCCGAGGACAAGCTCGAGGTCGAGGTTCCATGGGAGAAGGCCGATGCCTCCTGA
- a CDS encoding radical SAM protein: MSSLVLTVTRECNLRCSYCPTAKDGWPSLSVQDAEAAVDLFARRYGGGDVKLFGGEPLLVPEVVRGAMEAARNRPEIRRVYLSTNGLGLDSAWLDYLSHYPKGVLTISMDGLPEDHRRLRRALPQAGDSYAHVVSLMPALRRVPRVVVTQTIAPSTAKRAHQNFRHLRELGFWRFNFLPGYYIPWKAEQLLHLRAAFDSIGRDVREAWAKDEPLYVRNLFTYVPTTFFNTGLVVDSDRTIHPSNVGLSGALEGLLEETRIGSLDDPPTPEALAAKAEEVNALLERALPPDVMRATRLADQELSRLCRGLYPSYLAKRASKRSVA; encoded by the coding sequence GTGAGCAGCCTGGTCCTCACGGTCACCCGTGAGTGCAACCTGCGCTGCAGCTACTGTCCGACCGCCAAGGACGGATGGCCGTCGCTCTCTGTGCAAGACGCAGAGGCGGCGGTCGACTTGTTTGCGCGGCGGTACGGCGGCGGAGACGTGAAGCTCTTTGGCGGGGAGCCGCTCTTGGTCCCCGAGGTCGTGCGCGGAGCCATGGAAGCCGCGCGGAACAGGCCCGAGATCCGCCGTGTCTACTTGTCCACCAACGGACTCGGCCTCGACTCCGCGTGGCTCGACTACCTCAGCCACTACCCCAAGGGGGTGCTCACGATCAGCATGGACGGTCTGCCCGAAGACCACCGTCGCCTGCGTCGAGCGCTCCCACAGGCGGGCGACAGCTACGCTCACGTGGTGAGCCTCATGCCTGCGCTGCGACGCGTGCCGCGCGTGGTGGTCACCCAGACCATCGCGCCGTCCACCGCCAAGCGCGCGCACCAGAACTTTCGCCACTTGCGCGAGCTGGGGTTCTGGCGCTTCAACTTCCTCCCCGGCTACTACATCCCCTGGAAGGCCGAGCAGCTGCTGCACCTTCGCGCCGCCTTCGACAGCATCGGCCGAGACGTGCGGGAGGCCTGGGCGAAGGACGAGCCGCTCTATGTGCGGAACCTCTTCACCTACGTGCCCACCACCTTCTTCAACACGGGGCTGGTGGTGGACTCGGACCGCACCATTCATCCCTCCAACGTGGGGTTGAGCGGCGCGCTCGAGGGCTTGCTCGAAGAGACGCGCATCGGGTCTCTGGATGACCCACCCACCCCCGAAGCGCTTGCGGCCAAGGCCGAAGAGGTCAACGCGCTGCTCGAGCGCGCGCTCCCCCCCGACGTCATGCGCGCGACACGCCTCGCCGATCAAGAGTTGTCACGTCTCTGCCGCGGCTTGTATCCTTCCTATCTGGCCAAGCGCGCGAGCAAGCGCAGCGTGGCCTAG
- the hxsB gene encoding His-Xaa-Ser system radical SAM maturase HxsB, translated as MRHTLSLPVVQSNPSALAYFRFGEVAGRMLLTNDAGQWHFLTKDDFTLFVVGSLSSGHPQYEALVEKGFVRDGMNIEALAQRVGRKKHFVGVGPHLHICITTLRCNQSCQYCHASRTDMDEVSTDMTMETAKQVVDQAMQSSSKYINFEFQGGEPTVNMPIIKFIVEYSREKNKYEGKILDHALVTNMTYMTEENAEWLIDNGVLICTSLDGPEEVHNYNRRWKTGTNAYEHVIRWMDYFNRRYIEKGLDPNLFHVDALMTTTRASTEHWKEIVDLYVERGLRSIHLRPLNPYGFAVGTWKAIGYTSEEYLDFYAKTLDYIIELNKQGVEICEGTASTFLMKMLTPDDPNFVDIRSPCGAGTGQVAYNYDGKIFTCDEGRMVSAMGNDVFQIGTLGETTYTDMIQHPTVKAMAVASLQDTLPSCDTCWNKPFCGVCPMHNYMQSGDIFGQRPRSPKCKEHYTISSLLFEKLVNDRDGQIEKIFRRWTMRRPREDAQSCRV; from the coding sequence ATGCGCCACACACTCTCACTTCCCGTCGTTCAGTCGAACCCGAGCGCCCTCGCGTACTTCCGCTTCGGCGAGGTCGCTGGCCGCATGCTCCTCACCAACGACGCGGGTCAATGGCACTTCCTGACCAAGGATGACTTCACGCTGTTCGTCGTCGGCTCGTTGTCCTCGGGGCACCCTCAGTACGAGGCGCTCGTCGAGAAGGGCTTCGTCCGCGATGGCATGAACATCGAGGCGCTGGCTCAGCGCGTGGGCCGCAAGAAGCACTTCGTAGGCGTGGGTCCGCACCTCCACATCTGCATCACCACGCTGCGCTGCAACCAGAGCTGCCAGTACTGCCACGCGTCGCGCACGGACATGGACGAGGTCAGCACCGACATGACCATGGAGACGGCCAAGCAGGTCGTCGATCAGGCCATGCAGAGCAGCTCGAAGTACATCAACTTCGAGTTCCAAGGCGGTGAGCCCACCGTCAACATGCCGATCATCAAGTTCATCGTCGAGTACAGCCGCGAGAAGAACAAGTACGAGGGCAAGATCCTCGATCATGCGCTGGTCACCAACATGACCTACATGACCGAGGAGAACGCGGAGTGGCTCATCGACAACGGCGTGCTCATCTGCACCAGCCTCGATGGCCCCGAAGAGGTCCACAACTACAACCGCCGCTGGAAGACGGGCACCAACGCCTACGAACACGTCATCCGCTGGATGGACTACTTCAACCGGCGCTACATCGAGAAGGGTCTCGATCCCAACTTGTTCCACGTGGACGCGCTCATGACCACGACGCGCGCCTCCACCGAGCACTGGAAGGAGATCGTCGACCTCTACGTGGAGCGCGGCCTGCGCTCCATCCACCTGCGCCCGCTCAACCCGTACGGCTTCGCGGTCGGTACGTGGAAGGCCATCGGCTACACGTCCGAGGAGTACCTCGACTTCTACGCGAAGACGCTCGACTACATCATCGAGCTGAACAAGCAGGGCGTCGAGATCTGCGAGGGCACGGCGTCCACGTTCCTCATGAAGATGCTGACGCCGGACGACCCCAACTTCGTGGACATCCGGTCGCCTTGTGGCGCCGGCACCGGCCAGGTTGCCTACAACTACGATGGCAAGATCTTCACGTGCGACGAAGGTCGCATGGTGTCGGCCATGGGCAACGACGTGTTCCAGATCGGGACGCTGGGTGAGACCACCTACACCGACATGATCCAGCACCCCACGGTGAAGGCGATGGCCGTCGCGTCGCTGCAGGACACCCTGCCCAGCTGTGACACCTGCTGGAACAAGCCCTTCTGCGGCGTGTGCCCCATGCACAACTACATGCAGAGCGGCGACATCTTTGGCCAGCGTCCACGCTCGCCAAAATGCAAAGAGCACTATACAATCTCATCGTTGCTCTTCGAGAAGCTGGTCAACGACAGAGACGGCCAGATCGAGAAGATTTTCCGGCGTTGGACGATGCGGCGTCCACGCGAAGACGCCCAATCGTGCAGAGTCTGA